The Anas acuta chromosome 7, bAnaAcu1.1, whole genome shotgun sequence genome has a window encoding:
- the MARVELD1 gene encoding MARVEL domain-containing protein 1, which translates to MARTAPPAAPPPPGPPARGSLSLHRAYLRSPLGLLRLGQLVMGAAFWVTVAAHKYEGAAHFALFAAVLVWLLTLALFGLSLLGRWALVPWLGSRWLLTNLLHDLALAVGLYAAATGIMGYKAGRKSYCNLPGYSQQCLYGAYLSASICGAITACLYLFSGLYCLSRRCRDQRDII; encoded by the coding sequence ATGGCCCGCAccgctccccccgccgccccgccgcccccggggccgccggcCCGCGGCTCGCTCAGCCTGCACCGCGCCTACCTGCGGagccccctggggctgctgcgcCTGGGGCAGCTGGTGATGGGCGCCGCTTTCTGGGTCACCGTGGCGGCCCACAAGTACGAGGGGGCGGCCCACTTCGCCCTCTTCGCCGCCGTCCTCGTCTGGCTCCTCACCCTGGCCCTCTTCGGCCTCAGCCTGCTGGGGCGCTGGGCGCTGGTGCCCTGGCTGGGCTCCCGCTGGCTGCTCACCAACCTGCTGCACGACCTGGCGCTGGCCGTGGGGCTCTACGCGGCCGCCACCGGCATCATGGGCTACAAGGCCGGGCGCAAGAGCTACTGCAACCTGCCGGGCTACAGCCAGCAGTGCCTGTACGGCGCCTACCTGAGCGCCTCCATCTGCGGGGCCATCACCGCCTGCCTGTACCTCTTCTCCGGGCTCTACTGCCTGTCACGGCGCTGCCGGGACCAACGCGACATCATCTGA
- the SFRP5 gene encoding secreted frizzled-related protein 5 produces MPRASVPTRITGTALRALLALLALLAPGSGQHYDYYGWQPESVPRGRFYGREPQCVDIPADMQLCYDVGYKRMRLPNLLEHESMAEAKQQASSWVPLLAKQCHTDTQLFLCSLFAPVCLDRPVYPCRSLCEVVRDSCAPVMESYGFPWPEMLHCAKFPSDHDLCIAVQFGNSQATPPPVSRICTQCEMEHKADGMMQQMCSSDFVVKMRIKEVTEENGERRLVAAQKKKVLKLGPLKRKDTKKLVLHMRNAGSCPCPQLDSLGGSFLVMGRKVGGRLLLLAIYPWQKHNKEMKFAVKFMFSYPCPLYHPLLYGAGQH; encoded by the exons ATGCCACGGGCGAGCGTCCCCACGAGGATCACGGGCACGGCGCTGCGGGCGCTGCTGGCGCTGCTGGCGCTGCTGGCACCGGGCAGCGGGCAGCACTACGACTACTACGGCTGGCAGCCCGAGAGCGTGCCCCGAGGGCGCTTCTACGGCCGGGAGCCGCAGTGCGTGGACATCCCGGCCGACATGCAGCTCTGCTACGACGTGGGCTACAAGCGCATGCGGCTGCCCAACCTGCTGGAGCACGAGTCCATGGCCGAGGCCAAGCAGCAGGCCAGCAGCTGGGTGCCCCTGCTCGCCAAGCAGTGCCACACCGACACCcagctcttcctctgctccctctTCGCCCCCGTCTGCCTCGACCGGCCCGTCTACCCCTGCCGCTCGCTCTGCGAGGTGGTGCGCGACTCCTGCGCCCCCGTCATGGAGTCCTACGGCTTCCCCTGGCCCGAGATGCTGCACTGCGCCAAGTTCCCCTCCGACCACGACCTCTGCATCGCCGTCCAGTTCGGGAACAGCCAGGCCACCCCGCCGCCAG TGTCCAGGATCTGCACGCAGTGCGAGATGGAGCACAAGGCGGACGGCATGATGCAGCAGATGTGCTCCAGCGACTTCG TGGTGAAGATGCGCATCAAGGAGGTGACGGAGGAGAACGGGGAGCGGCGCCTGGTGGCCGCCCAGAAGAAAAAGGTGCTGAAGCTGGGCCCCCTCAAGCGCAAGGACACCAAGAAGCTGGTGCTGCACATGAGGAACGCgggctcctgcccctgcccccagcTCGACAGCCTCGGCGGCAGCTTCCTGGTGATGGGCCGCAAGGTGGGCGGCCGCCTGCTGCTCCTCGCCATCTACCCCTGGCAGAAGCACAACAAGGAGATGAAGTTCGCCGTCAAGTTCATGTTCTCCTACCCCTGCCCCCTCTACCACCCCCTGCTCTATGGGGCCGGGCAGCACTAG
- the ZFYVE27 gene encoding protrudin isoform X1, producing MQEAAAAAAGGGGGGGEAVPGGTEPPAPEPPPGKAAAFDLLGLVRSYRRLELYLEPLRDAAQAVRCLLRWQRPLCSLLACLGINLLLLTLDRAAWYSVLAVLVLLPAVLGYLQETCRARPAQRELARSRRHSVRREELRSVRLSRQEALSQVKGFLIQLEGFLSALCCSCEAAHRVLYWENPAVSSQFYGALLGSVCILYLLPLCWVMAILNSTLFLGNPQFYQVMKELKASIEQCLGTKPLQSAPEPAEPLPAAAPPDRTPTPTSTEDLTPGSVEEAEEAEPDEEFKDAIEENQLLVLEDDEGSQCSADFDLSLPDNGFMSKNDVIRSKVSRLTERLRKRYPSNNFGSCTGCGATFSVLKKRRSCSNCGNSFCSRCCSFKVPKAVMGATAPEAQRETVFVCALCNQVLTK from the exons AtgcaggaggcggcggcggcggcagcgggggggggcggcggcgggggcgagGCGGTGCCGGGCGGGACCGAGCCCCCTgccccggagccgccccccgGCAAAGCGGCCGCCTTCgacctgctggggctggtgcgCAGCTACCGGCGGCTGGAGCTGTACCTGGAGCCGCTGCGGGACGCCGCCCAGGCCGTGCGCTGCCTGCTCCG GTGGCAGCGGCCGCTGTGCTCATTGCTGGCCTGCCTCGGCATCAACCTCCTGCTGCTCACCTTGGACCGAG CCGCCTGGTACTCGGTGCTGGccgtgctggtgctgctgcccgcCGTGCTGGGCTACCTGCAGGAGACGTGCCGTGCCCGGCCGGCGCAGCGGGAGCTGGCCcgcagcaggaggcacagcgTGCGCAGGGAGGAGCTGCGCAGCGTGCGCCTGTCCCGCCAGGAGGCCCTCAGCCAGGTCAAGGGCTT CCTGATCCAGCTGGAGGGCTTCCTGAGCgcgctgtgctgcagctgcgaGGCGGCGCACCGGGTGCTGTACTGGGAGAACCCCGCTGTGTCTTCCCA GTTCTACGGGGCGCTGCTGGGCTCTGTCTGCATCCTCTACCTGCTGCCGCTCTGCTGGGTCATGGCCATCCTCAACAGCACCCTGTTCCTGGGCAACCCCCAGTTCTACCAAG TGATGAAGGAGCTCAAGGCCTCCATCGAGCAGTGTCTGGGCACCAAACCCCTCCAGAGTGCCCCGGAGCCTGCCgagcccctgcctgctgccgCCCCCCCGGACCGGACCCCCACGCCCACCAGCACGGAG GACCTTACCCCTGGCAGCgtggaggaggcagaggaggcagAGCCCGATGAAGAGTTCAAGGATGCTATCGAG GAGAACCAGCTGCTGGTCCTG GAGGACGACGAGGGCTCTCAGTGCTCAGCAGACTTCGACCTCAGCCTCCCGGACAACGGCTTCATGAGCAAAAACGACGTGATCCGCAGCAAGGTGTCGCGCCTGACCGAGCGCCTGCGCAAGCGCTACCCCAGCAATAATTTTG GGAGCTGCACGGGCTGCGGAGCCACCTTCTCGGTGCTGAAGAAGAGG CGGAGCTGCAGTAACTGTGGGAACAGCTTCTGCTCCAGGTGTTGCTCCTTCAAAGTTCCCAAGGCCGTGATGGGAGCCACGG CCCCGGAGGCTCAGAGGGAGACGGTGTTCGTGTGCGCGCTGTGCAACCAGGTGCTCACCAAGTGA
- the GOLGA7B gene encoding golgin subfamily A member 7B isoform X2, producing MGAAPSAVGTPGTSGHGDTVHSLQELRRSASLATKVFVQRDYSDGTTCQFQTKFPPELESRIERQLFEETVKTLNSFYAEAEKIGGSSYLEGCLACATAYFIFLCMETHYEKVLKKISKYIQEQNEKIYAPRGLLLTDPLERGMRVIEISIYEDRCSSGSSSSGSSSSSSGGGGGGAGGR from the exons ATGGGGGCTGCCCCCTCTGCGGTGGGGACCCCAGGGACGTCCGGCCACGGGGACACG gtgcacagcctgcaggagctgcggcGCAGCGCGTCCCTGGCCACCAAGGTCTTTGTGCAACGGGACTACAGCGACGGGACCACGTGCCAGTTCCAGACAAAGTTCCCCCCCGAGCTAGAGAGCCGG ATCGAGCGCCAGCTCTTCGAGGAGACCGTGAAAACTCTTAACAGCTTCTACGCCGAAGCGGAGAAGATCGGGGGCAGCTCGTACCTGGAGGGGTGCCTGGCCTGCGCCACCGCCTATTTCATCTTCCTCTGCATGGAGACGCACTACGAGAAG GTCCTGAAGAAGATCTCCAAGTACATCCAGGAGCAGAACGAGAAGATCTACGCACCGCGGGGGCTGCTGCTCACCGACCCCCTGGAGCGTGGCATGAGGGTT ATCGAGATCTCCATCTACGAGGACCGGTGCAGCAGCggcagctccagcagcggcagctccagcagcagcagcggcggtggggggggcggcgcggggggcCGGTGA
- the PI4K2A gene encoding phosphatidylinositol 4-kinase type 2-alpha, protein MDETSPLVSPQRAQGPDYGLPGGAVRAPPPPVVAPPPPPPSPPASPGGRDRERQPLLERGARGPLAAAAAQAQAQAQAQAAQAQAQAALAAQRERNEFPEDPEFAEVVRRAELASERGIFPQRISQGSSGSYFVKDPQGKIIGVFKPKNEEPYGQLNPKWTKWLQKLCCPCCFGRDCLVLNQGYLSEAGASLVDQKLELNIVPRTKVVYLASETFNYSAIDRVKSRGKRLALEKVPKVGQRFNRIGLPPKVGSFQLFVEGYKDADYWLRRFEAEPLPENTNRQLLLQFERLVVLDYIIRNTDRGNDNWLIKYDCPLDSAGVRDSDWVVVKEPIIKLAAIDNGLAFPLKHPDSWRAYPFYWAWLPQAKIPFSQEIKDLILPKISDPNFVKDLEEDLYELFKKDPGFDRGQFHKQIAVMRGQILNLTQALKDGKSPLHLVQMPPVIVETARSHQRASSESYTQSFQSRKPFFSWW, encoded by the exons ATGGACGAGACCAGCCCGCTCGTGTCCCCGCAGCGGGCGCAGGGCCCCGACTACGGGCTCCCGGGAGGGGCCGtgcgcgccccgccgccccctgtGGTcgcccctccgccgccgccgccctccccgcCCGCTTCACCGGGAGGCCGCGACCGCGAGCGGCAGCCGCTGCTGGAGCGCGGAGCCCGCGGCCcgctggcggcggcggcggcccaGGCGCAGGCCCAGGCGCAGGCCCAGGCGGCgcaggcccaggcccaggcgGCGCTGGCGGCGCAGCGGGAGCGGAACGAGTTCCCCGAGGACCCCGAGTTCGCCGAGGTGGTGCGGCGGGCAGAGCTGGCCAGCGAGCGCGGCATCTTCCCGCAGCGCATCTCGCAGGGCTCCAGCGGCAGCTACTTCGTCAAGGACCCGCAGGGG AAAATCATTGGCGTCTTCAAGCCCAAGAACGAGGAGCCGTATGGGCAGCTGAACCCCAAGTGGACCAAGTGGCTGCAGAAGCTGTGCTGCCCGTGCTGCTTCGGGAGAGACTGCCTCGTCCTGAACCAGGGCTACCTGTCGGAGGCGGGCGCCAGCCTGGTGGACCAGAAGCTGGAACTCAACATCGTTCCTCGCACGAAG GTGGTGTATCTGGCCAGCGAGACCTTTAACTACAGTGCCATCGACAGGGTGAAGTCCCGAGGAAAGAGGCTGGCCCTGGAGAAGGTGCCCAAAGTGGGGCAGCGCTTCAACCGCATCGGGCTGCCGCCCAAG GTGGGCTCCTTCCAGCTCTTTGTGGAAGGCTACAAGGACGCCGACTACTGGCTGCGACGCTTTGAGGCCGAGCCGCTCCCCGAGAACACCAAccggcagctgctgctgcagttcgAGCGGCTGGTGGTGCTGGACTACATCATCAGGAACACGG ACCGGGGCAACGACAACTGGCTCATCAAGTACGACTGTCCCCTGGACAGCGCGGGCGTGCGG gaCAGCGACTGGGTGGTGGTGAAGGAGCCCATCATCAAGCTGGCTGCTATAGACAATGGCTTGGCCTTTCCTCTGAAGCACCCGGACTCCTGGAGAGCAT ATCCCTTCTACTGGGCATGGTTGCCCCAGGCCAAAATCCCTTTTTCGCAGGAGATCAAGGACCTGATTCTCCCCAAGATCTCAGATCCCAACTTTGTCAAAGACCTGGAGGAAGATCTGTATGAGCTCTTCAAG AAGGACCCTGGCTTTGACAGGGGGCAGTTTCACAAGCAGATTGCTGTCATGAGAGGCCAG ATCCTGAACCTGACTCAGGCGCTGAAGGACGGGAAGAGCCCCCTGCACCTGGTGCAGATGCCACCCGTGATCGTGGAAACGGCGCGTTCCCACCAGCGCGCCTCCAGCGAGTCCTACACGCAGAGCTTCCAGAGCAGGAAGCCTTTCTTCTCGTGGTGGTAG
- the GOLGA7B gene encoding golgin subfamily A member 7B isoform X1 — protein MATEVHSLQELRRSASLATKVFVQRDYSDGTTCQFQTKFPPELESRIERQLFEETVKTLNSFYAEAEKIGGSSYLEGCLACATAYFIFLCMETHYEKVLKKISKYIQEQNEKIYAPRGLLLTDPLERGMRVIEISIYEDRCSSGSSSSGSSSSSSGGGGGGAGGR, from the exons ATGGCCACGGAG gtgcacagcctgcaggagctgcggcGCAGCGCGTCCCTGGCCACCAAGGTCTTTGTGCAACGGGACTACAGCGACGGGACCACGTGCCAGTTCCAGACAAAGTTCCCCCCCGAGCTAGAGAGCCGG ATCGAGCGCCAGCTCTTCGAGGAGACCGTGAAAACTCTTAACAGCTTCTACGCCGAAGCGGAGAAGATCGGGGGCAGCTCGTACCTGGAGGGGTGCCTGGCCTGCGCCACCGCCTATTTCATCTTCCTCTGCATGGAGACGCACTACGAGAAG GTCCTGAAGAAGATCTCCAAGTACATCCAGGAGCAGAACGAGAAGATCTACGCACCGCGGGGGCTGCTGCTCACCGACCCCCTGGAGCGTGGCATGAGGGTT ATCGAGATCTCCATCTACGAGGACCGGTGCAGCAGCggcagctccagcagcggcagctccagcagcagcagcggcggtggggggggcggcgcggggggcCGGTGA
- the ZFYVE27 gene encoding protrudin isoform X2 has translation MQEAAAAAAGGGGGGGEAVPGGTEPPAPEPPPGKAAAFDLLGLVRSYRRLELYLEPLRDAAQAVRCLLRWQRPLCSLLACLGINLLLLTLDRAAWYSVLAVLVLLPAVLGYLQETCRARPAQRELARSRRHSVRREELRSVRLSRQEALSQVKGFLIQLEGFLSALCCSCEAAHRVLYWENPAVSSQFYGALLGSVCILYLLPLCWVMAILNSTLFLGNPQFYQVMKELKASIEQCLGTKPLQSAPEPAEPLPAAAPPDRTPTPTSTEDLTPGSVEEAEEAEPDEEFKDAIEEDDEGSQCSADFDLSLPDNGFMSKNDVIRSKVSRLTERLRKRYPSNNFGSCTGCGATFSVLKKRRSCSNCGNSFCSRCCSFKVPKAVMGATAPEAQRETVFVCALCNQVLTK, from the exons AtgcaggaggcggcggcggcggcagcgggggggggcggcggcgggggcgagGCGGTGCCGGGCGGGACCGAGCCCCCTgccccggagccgccccccgGCAAAGCGGCCGCCTTCgacctgctggggctggtgcgCAGCTACCGGCGGCTGGAGCTGTACCTGGAGCCGCTGCGGGACGCCGCCCAGGCCGTGCGCTGCCTGCTCCG GTGGCAGCGGCCGCTGTGCTCATTGCTGGCCTGCCTCGGCATCAACCTCCTGCTGCTCACCTTGGACCGAG CCGCCTGGTACTCGGTGCTGGccgtgctggtgctgctgcccgcCGTGCTGGGCTACCTGCAGGAGACGTGCCGTGCCCGGCCGGCGCAGCGGGAGCTGGCCcgcagcaggaggcacagcgTGCGCAGGGAGGAGCTGCGCAGCGTGCGCCTGTCCCGCCAGGAGGCCCTCAGCCAGGTCAAGGGCTT CCTGATCCAGCTGGAGGGCTTCCTGAGCgcgctgtgctgcagctgcgaGGCGGCGCACCGGGTGCTGTACTGGGAGAACCCCGCTGTGTCTTCCCA GTTCTACGGGGCGCTGCTGGGCTCTGTCTGCATCCTCTACCTGCTGCCGCTCTGCTGGGTCATGGCCATCCTCAACAGCACCCTGTTCCTGGGCAACCCCCAGTTCTACCAAG TGATGAAGGAGCTCAAGGCCTCCATCGAGCAGTGTCTGGGCACCAAACCCCTCCAGAGTGCCCCGGAGCCTGCCgagcccctgcctgctgccgCCCCCCCGGACCGGACCCCCACGCCCACCAGCACGGAG GACCTTACCCCTGGCAGCgtggaggaggcagaggaggcagAGCCCGATGAAGAGTTCAAGGATGCTATCGAG GAGGACGACGAGGGCTCTCAGTGCTCAGCAGACTTCGACCTCAGCCTCCCGGACAACGGCTTCATGAGCAAAAACGACGTGATCCGCAGCAAGGTGTCGCGCCTGACCGAGCGCCTGCGCAAGCGCTACCCCAGCAATAATTTTG GGAGCTGCACGGGCTGCGGAGCCACCTTCTCGGTGCTGAAGAAGAGG CGGAGCTGCAGTAACTGTGGGAACAGCTTCTGCTCCAGGTGTTGCTCCTTCAAAGTTCCCAAGGCCGTGATGGGAGCCACGG CCCCGGAGGCTCAGAGGGAGACGGTGTTCGTGTGCGCGCTGTGCAACCAGGTGCTCACCAAGTGA
- the AVPI1 gene encoding arginine vasopressin-induced protein 1 — protein sequence MEGARGADPAAGSGAQRDRERLRGGGTGQGRPPPAAGAMGTPASVVSDPPGPAAPAARGRKRASGNIFQGVGLPQLRSLFRSGGAERPEERARLVWRYGGQRRMARALRRLRRRRRAAEHGLGTAALRRFGRLRITEKEPEPGGGGAEAAPGSPQQR from the exons ATGGAAGGGGCGCGCGGCGCGGACCCCgcggcggggagcggagcgCAGCGGGACCGGGAGCGGCTGCGGGgcgggggcacggggcaggggcGGCCGCCGCCAG CGGCCGGGGCCATGGGCACGCCGGCCTCGGTGGTGAGCGACCCCCCGGGCCCGGCGGCGCCCGCAGCCCGCGGCCGCAAGCGGGCCTCGGGCAACATCTTCCAGGgcgtggggctgccccagctgcgGAGCCTGTTCCGGAGCGGCGGCGCCGAGCGGCCCGAGGAGCGCGCCCGCCTGGTCTGGCGGTACGGCGGCCAGCGGCGGATGGCGCGGGCCCTGCGGCGgctccggcggcggcggcgagcggcCGAGCACGGGCTCGGGACGGCGGCGCTGCGGCGcttcggccgcctgcg GATCACCGAGAAGGAGCCggagcccggcggcggcggggctgaggcgGCCCCGGGATCCCCGCAGCAGCGCTGA